A region from the Perca fluviatilis chromosome 16, GENO_Pfluv_1.0, whole genome shotgun sequence genome encodes:
- the gng8 gene encoding guanine nucleotide-binding protein G(I)/G(S)/G(O) subunit gamma-8 yields MSNNMAKIADARKMVEQLKLEVNIERMMISKAAAELMAYCEAHAKEDPLVTPVPSSENPFREKKLFCVIL; encoded by the exons ATGTCAAACAACATGGCCAAGATCGCAGATGCTCGAAAGATGGTAGAACAACTGAAACTGGAAGTCAACATAGAGAGGATGATG ATATCCAAAGCAGCAGCTGAGCTGATGGCCTACTGTGAAGCTCATGCCAAAGAGGACCCCCTGGTGACACCAGTACCTTCTTCTGAGAACCCGTTTCGAGAGAAAAAATTATTCTGTGTAATACTATAA